The following are from one region of the Lentimicrobiaceae bacterium genome:
- a CDS encoding aldehyde:ferredoxin oxidoreductase gives MKTEEIRNSLKLLKEYKYTWAPIEKGYNNRTVYVNVSDYSVIEKPVTPVMKEKFIGGKGFGLRLLWDATKPDTKWNDPDNEIVIGMGPICGITQYSGTGKSLVVTISPQTDIVIDSNVGGYFGPFLKFCGFDALELQGKSDKELVVVFDETREVIEIYETLDLPEDSHLLAEKLTEIFAEDESGRKNVSVVSAGTAADHSLIGMLNFSFFDSKRKIARLKQAGRGGIGTVFRDKGIRALVGKTKGVKGNLNNVVELEAIMERGRRFNREMRELDDSQAEMRSKGTAHLTNVMNDYDLLPTHNFKFGNHPDAGKIHSNVYKEKFTQGVPDGCWIGCNMSCAKGVDNYELRTGPYAGSKVIVDGPEYETAASLGSCAGIFDVEFTIEANFYCDTYGVCTISWGTILGFVMECFEAGILNEERTGGLKLNFGNSDTAMELLHQLSRGEGFGKIAGLGVRKMKEMFIEKGWGDPQFLQDIAMENKGLEYSQYISKESLAQQGGYAMTNKGPQHDEAWLIFMDMVNNQIPTFEKKAEALHYFPMFRTWFGLQGLCKLPWNDVEPESNALSDEPAKVPEHVDNYVTIYNAVTGNKIDKHEIIRQSERVYNFQRIFNIRRGYGLRIHDAQPYRAAGPVTQEEYLSRQERYDKQLVENLGLDPLKMTLEEKMDATRKYREDRYEQLLDAVYFRRGWNKNGVPTIEHLKSLGMDLPELLEVVTPLQ, from the coding sequence ATGAAAACTGAAGAAATCAGAAATTCGCTCAAACTGTTAAAGGAATACAAATACACATGGGCTCCAATTGAGAAAGGGTATAATAACCGGACCGTTTATGTAAATGTATCCGATTATTCAGTTATCGAAAAGCCAGTTACGCCTGTAATGAAAGAAAAATTCATTGGAGGAAAAGGATTTGGATTGAGGCTTTTGTGGGATGCGACCAAGCCTGACACAAAATGGAATGACCCTGACAACGAAATCGTTATCGGAATGGGGCCAATCTGTGGAATTACCCAGTACTCCGGAACAGGAAAATCATTGGTAGTAACCATTTCGCCACAAACCGACATTGTTATTGACAGTAATGTAGGCGGTTATTTTGGTCCGTTCCTGAAATTTTGCGGATTCGACGCACTTGAACTTCAAGGCAAGTCCGACAAAGAATTGGTAGTTGTTTTTGACGAAACCCGCGAAGTCATTGAAATTTATGAAACCCTTGATCTTCCGGAAGACAGCCACTTACTTGCCGAAAAACTCACTGAAATATTTGCTGAAGATGAAAGTGGCCGCAAAAATGTATCAGTTGTTTCAGCCGGAACAGCTGCAGACCATTCTCTGATTGGTATGCTTAACTTTAGCTTTTTCGATTCAAAACGCAAAATTGCCCGTCTGAAACAAGCTGGTCGTGGTGGAATTGGCACTGTATTCAGAGACAAAGGAATCAGAGCACTGGTTGGTAAAACCAAAGGCGTAAAAGGGAACCTGAATAATGTTGTTGAGCTGGAAGCCATCATGGAACGTGGCCGCCGGTTTAACCGCGAAATGCGCGAACTGGACGACAGTCAGGCTGAAATGAGAAGTAAGGGGACAGCCCACCTTACCAATGTAATGAATGATTACGACCTTCTGCCAACCCATAATTTCAAATTTGGCAATCACCCTGATGCAGGAAAAATTCATTCCAATGTTTACAAGGAAAAATTTACCCAGGGTGTTCCCGATGGCTGCTGGATTGGATGCAATATGTCATGCGCCAAAGGAGTTGATAATTATGAATTACGCACTGGTCCATACGCTGGTTCCAAAGTAATTGTTGACGGACCTGAATACGAAACAGCTGCTTCACTGGGCTCCTGTGCAGGCATTTTTGATGTTGAATTTACCATTGAAGCCAACTTCTATTGCGACACATACGGGGTTTGCACCATTTCATGGGGAACAATTCTTGGCTTTGTGATGGAATGTTTTGAAGCCGGAATCCTGAATGAAGAGCGAACCGGTGGTTTAAAACTGAATTTTGGCAATTCTGACACCGCAATGGAACTGCTTCATCAGCTTTCACGCGGCGAGGGATTTGGAAAAATCGCCGGTTTGGGTGTTCGCAAAATGAAAGAAATGTTTATTGAAAAAGGCTGGGGCGATCCTCAATTCCTTCAGGATATTGCCATGGAAAACAAAGGCCTTGAATATTCTCAATATATTTCCAAAGAATCGCTGGCACAGCAGGGCGGTTATGCCATGACCAACAAAGGCCCGCAGCATGATGAAGCCTGGCTGATTTTTATGGATATGGTTAACAACCAGATTCCTACGTTTGAAAAGAAAGCCGAAGCGCTGCACTATTTCCCAATGTTCCGCACCTGGTTCGGGCTTCAGGGATTGTGCAAACTGCCATGGAACGATGTAGAACCCGAAAGCAATGCTCTCAGCGATGAACCCGCTAAAGTGCCTGAACATGTTGACAACTATGTTACCATCTATAATGCAGTGACCGGCAACAAGATCGACAAACATGAAATCATCCGTCAATCTGAAAGAGTTTATAATTTCCAACGCATCTTCAATATCCGCCGTGGTTATGGATTACGCATACATGATGCTCAGCCATACCGTGCAGCCGGGCCTGTAACACAGGAAGAATACTTGTCGAGACAGGAACGTTATGACAAACAACTGGTTGAAAACCTGGGACTGGACCCACTGAAAATGACACTTGAAGAAAAAATGGACGCCACCCGAAAATACCGCGAAGACAGGTATGAACAATTGCTCGACGCTGTGTACTTCCGCAGGGGCTGGAACAAAAACGGAGTTCCTACAATTGAGCATTTGAAAAGCCTCGGAATGGATCTTCCGGAATTACTCGAAGTTGTAACTCCTCTTCAGTAA
- the pruA gene encoding L-glutamate gamma-semialdehyde dehydrogenase, with protein sequence MNNAIFVFDYPENEPVKSYSPGSRDRKDLQTELDTLSAVEADIPLIIGGKEVRTGDTEKIIMPHDHQHVLGHYHKAGPAEVKMAIEASQKAHKEWESFSWVERLSVTLKIAELISKKYRARLNASTMLGQSKNAYQAEIDSACETVDFLRFNAHYISDIYNEQPHSDAGIINRIEYRPIEGFIFSLTPFNFTAIASNLNMSPVVMGNTVLWKPASTSILSNYVLMDIFKEAGLPDGVVNFIPGSGSVIGNAVFSDRNFAGLHFTGSNITFNRLWQLAAKNLHNYKSYPKIVGETGGKDFILVHASANVDEVATAMVRGSFEYQGQKCSAASRAYIPRSLWPSVRERVGDMLSQVTIGDVRDFSNFMNAVIDEASFDNIMNYIGIAQNSSDAEIIFGGKGDKSKGFFIEPTVILTTNPHFISMEEEIFGPVLTVFVYDDKDYDDTVKLVDETSPYALTGAIFAHDRHVLDKTSQALKYAAGNLYYNDKPTGAVVGQQPFGGSRQSGTNDKAGSHLNLLRWTSPRTIKETLLPPTDFKYPFMKEDRCH encoded by the coding sequence ATGAACAACGCTATATTTGTTTTCGATTATCCGGAAAATGAACCGGTAAAATCATATTCACCTGGTAGTCGCGACCGGAAAGATTTGCAAACAGAACTTGATACTTTATCGGCTGTTGAGGCTGATATTCCGTTAATTATCGGAGGGAAGGAAGTGAGGACAGGTGATACTGAGAAGATCATTATGCCCCATGATCATCAACATGTGCTGGGGCATTATCACAAAGCAGGCCCTGCCGAAGTAAAAATGGCTATTGAAGCTTCACAGAAAGCGCACAAGGAATGGGAATCATTCTCATGGGTTGAGCGCTTGTCAGTTACCCTAAAAATTGCAGAGCTGATTTCGAAAAAATACAGAGCCAGGCTAAATGCTTCTACTATGTTAGGGCAAAGTAAAAATGCTTATCAGGCTGAAATTGACAGTGCCTGCGAAACTGTTGATTTCCTTCGTTTTAATGCACATTACATTTCTGATATCTACAATGAGCAACCCCACTCTGATGCCGGAATAATAAATCGTATTGAATACCGGCCGATTGAAGGGTTTATTTTTTCGCTTACGCCGTTTAATTTTACTGCCATTGCATCCAATCTCAATATGTCGCCGGTTGTCATGGGAAATACAGTGCTATGGAAGCCAGCATCCACATCTATCCTTTCTAATTATGTATTGATGGATATTTTTAAAGAAGCCGGATTGCCCGATGGAGTGGTGAACTTTATTCCTGGTTCAGGTTCTGTAATTGGTAATGCCGTTTTTTCTGACAGGAATTTTGCCGGATTGCATTTTACCGGTTCGAATATAACATTTAACCGATTGTGGCAATTGGCGGCAAAAAATCTGCATAATTATAAATCCTATCCTAAAATTGTAGGGGAAACCGGTGGCAAGGACTTCATTCTGGTGCATGCATCAGCCAATGTTGATGAAGTGGCAACAGCTATGGTAAGGGGTTCATTTGAATATCAGGGTCAGAAATGCTCAGCAGCTTCACGTGCTTATATTCCGCGTTCGTTATGGCCATCTGTTCGCGAAAGAGTGGGAGATATGCTTTCGCAGGTTACCATTGGCGATGTGCGTGATTTCAGCAATTTTATGAATGCCGTTATTGACGAGGCTTCATTTGATAATATAATGAATTACATTGGAATAGCCCAAAATTCATCGGATGCTGAAATTATTTTTGGTGGGAAAGGGGATAAATCAAAGGGCTTTTTCATAGAACCAACGGTTATTCTTACCACCAATCCTCATTTTATTTCCATGGAGGAAGAAATTTTCGGCCCGGTTCTTACGGTGTTTGTTTATGACGATAAGGATTATGATGATACAGTGAAGCTGGTGGATGAAACATCGCCTTATGCACTTACCGGAGCAATATTTGCCCACGATCGTCATGTGCTGGATAAAACCAGTCAGGCATTGAAATATGCTGCCGGAAATTTATATTATAATGACAAACCAACCGGAGCAGTTGTCGGACAACAGCCTTTTGGAGGATCACGTCAATCAGGGACCAATGATAAGGCAGGCAGCCACTTGAACCTGCTTCGTTGGACAAGTCCGCGAACTATCAAGGAAACCCTGCTACCACCAACCGATTTTAAATATCCGTTTATGAAGGAAGACCGCTGTCATTGA